In Mugil cephalus isolate CIBA_MC_2020 chromosome 11, CIBA_Mcephalus_1.1, whole genome shotgun sequence, the genomic window tactgtGTATTTGGATAACTAGACAAGGGGTGAGGACCTCCTGCAAAGTTTAGAGGAGCATTTTGTGATCATTTCTAGCTGCTGAACATGCTCCTCTGGCTAATCACAAGGGAGAGGCGTAGTCCGTCACAAAGAGGAGTTATGACAACGTCCCCCTCTCCAATGCGGCACGGAGATTATCCAGCTCCACCCCTAGGAACCAGCGAGCCTCCTGGGTAAGTCTGTTGAGGGTTCTGCTAATAACACTTCAATTTGCATTCATACACAGTTAGAGATCGGGGCTGTTTTGATCCTGGTAAAATTATCCTAATGACTGAGCAAGATGCATACTTAATGAAGTCAgagttgaaaataaaacatctagaTTAGATTTGCCAGTTCTGAAGGGAGAGTCAAAACAGCCAAACTCAGAAAATGtctaaattaaaactgaaggcaatacagctgcagcaaacactacttgtgttattttaaagactCTGGGGTTCCTTATAGTTCAGTATATAGTTGTTATGTAAGCTTAttataaatttttatttattgttttaatataCACATATTGTGTTTGGAACAACCAGTATGACCTGCCATGCTCCGACATTAATATTCAGTTTTTGCTGGTCGACAGCTGGccttgaatattatccatctTTAATTCATAACCTCATTAGGGCAGAAAATGCACAACAAACTTGCATGGAATATTCTTTTCTGAGGAAGACGGCATTGTAAGTCGTTTTTCAAAACATGTTGAGTGTCTGTCCTTGTTACATGCGTTTCTCACAGTTCCAAGTACTTTTCCAGGAATGTGCGTTACAGTATTCCCTGGAAAGCATTGCATATCGTGATATTGCGGAGGGGAGTCTGGAGTTGTTGTGAGAGGAAAGGTTAAGTGACTCTGAAGTGTATTCTCCCTGAATACATTACACTTGAATTTCATGAATAATCTTGTACTTTAGCTGTATTGTACCAAATGTGTTCAGGTGGGCAGAGAGGTGacaaacaaggacaaaaaaaaaaaaaaaaatcattataagGACCGTTCTTACAAACACTAAACTTTAATTCATCCCTGGGGAGGAAAGATTTCCCTCCATATAGCAGCTATTAAGTGGCTTTGCATTTAGGTCAtacacaaacattaaaataatcttCTGATTATTATTTGCACTGCATTATCATCAGGTGAGGACGGCTACAATTGTTAATGTGGGTTTTCTTTAACGATGAGtatctgtattaatcaaattaattaacAAGAATAAGCACCAAGTATTATGCAGATGGTGCATTCATATTTCCTAGGTCTGCGACATGCAGATTCTGATATTTTTTAGGAAAAGAATCTTGCTCAGAATCCTAGTTAGTCAAAGCAGGCAGAGACAATTTCTTTCCACAAAGTCCTTCTCCATGCATACttacttttgtttaatttgtctcCACTCGGCATCTACACCAagcagacataacattatgaccacctttctcaTACTGtgtccctccaaaacagctgtgactcataagaaaatgaacatgggtgctacgggttgaggggaggggcctctgtggatcagtcatcttccagtgcatccaacaaatacttgatcagtttgggatctagtgaatttggaggccaggtcaacaccttgtgctgtttttcatgctatggggtgggggtgtctgctctggtctcggtgggtggtgcatgtctaagtaacatccacacgaatgccaggtccaaaagtttcccagcacaacactgaattttcacaagatagtcgatgtcatttacttctgttgtcagtggttttaatgttgtggtgtGGTGTATATCAGCTTTTCCCCTTACATAAACTAGTACAGCCatggaaagcaaacaaaaatgtTCTATGCTACAAGTAGAGATATCATGAGAGTGCCAAAATTCTGGAAACACTGACACTTGTTTGCTGTAGGCACTTTTGTAACAGAGGAACTACTGCATACGTTAATGTTAAGTCTGTGCTACAAACTTAAAAGCTGgttcttagatttttttttgtcgttgttaGGATCTTGTGTAGCTCCTACTTCAAGGCAGGTAATCTCCCAGCACAAGAGGAAACCATGGGCAAGTTCTATGCAATTAAACAGCTGTATCAAGTGATGTCACAGAGCATTCGTTTCTAAATTGCTAGAGCTGTATGTGTGGTTGTAATGTTTCACACGAGAACATTCTTATGTTTAGACTAGATGTTAAGTCTGTTTAGACTACTGTGCTGATTGCGGCTCATAATGTTCTGATGACGGTACTTTTTTGAATTGATACTCACCACCAAAGTTCTGGTATTGTGACATCCTTAGTTAGGAGCTTTATAAAACTAGACTACACTGTGCCCTCATGATATAATTTGGGGGctttcacaaaaacacttgtAGTACAGAGGTAGCGCAATAGtatagagaataaaaaaaaatagtattaaCTACCAGAGTGCGTGTGGTAATGGTGTCATTAagtggagggaggtggggatTCTGGCAGACCCGAGCCATGAGGCGCAATAAAAGCTGGAGGCGTCTTCGGTTAGGTGGTGGAAGGAGGAGACTGCTGACTTGAAGAGCCTCAGTAGCTACCTCCTGGTCCTGTAGCAGACCTGCAGTGATAAAAACGTCATAAAATTGCTTGCCCTTATCGAGGCCTAGCAATCTGGAGACCACgaacagcaacagcagtggAAAGGACTTACTGAGAATGTTGACAAAAACTTCATATAGATGGAAAGTCAGGAGAGGCTCTTTGAGTCTCTGAAAGTAGTCTGCTACTGTTCTCAGAACATCCCTCTCAAAACCTGGGTAGActggttgtttggtttcattgcCATTAGGCCCTGGGAAGGTAAACAAAGACAGTTGCTCTTCACGAGAAATTGCTTTTCCCAACAAAGGCTAAGAAACAACAATCCCCATAGTGAAAACAATATGATGCTAAATTGcaatattttagtgtttgtgttatcTGTCAGTGAGATGGTGCCGtctaaaacaacatgaaaccTTTTCCTGAAAGTTTACCAGTAAAAAGCAGAATGGCAATGGTTTAATTTGTCTTTCAGATGCTTGTCTTCACTGCGGTCCCCGTCCCTAAAGAGTCCGATTCTCAAAGCAGATGGTGTTTTCCGTTCTTGCAAAATTAATGATtactaagtaaaaaaaaaaaaaaatgctacactTACATTTTGCGAGGCATTTCATTGCCGATACCACCCAGTAGGGCATGTCCTCTGCAAGGGGAAACGATTTAACATCATAATCTTGCAACAAAGAAGCAAACCAACAGTTCTTTCCTCTAGGTGTCAATCAATTCGACATACCTGCTCTGTTCTCCAATACGACTATGCCCGTTTTATTAACATTGAACACATTGTGGACAATGTGCTTGCCGTTCACGTGCGCCGGATTTAAAACTCCATCCAAAGTCTTTAGGCCCAGGACTCTCTGTAAACTAAAACAAGAGCAGGAACCACACAgcttgaaaatgaaatacaaacagCTTGAATAAGGAGCGGGCGAGTGGGTACGTACTGCGCAACGGTCATTGATTTCCAGATGTGATCCACTTGTTTTGAAGTTATCTCCTTCCTGCGTATGAGCTTGCATTCATTAACATCTCCAATGGCTACACTGTGCCTTTTATTCCACAAATCTGATGTCTGATGAAAATGGAGAAACGAAAGAAAAGTTAAATGAAATGTATAGTGTAATAGCAAtcccagaaaacaacaacatagcaaaataaaaaaaaatgttgcataaaGAAATTCACTTTGGAAGAACTGTGACAGAGGAGTGTTGATGCGAACTCCATGTAAACATTCAGGCTATGTGCATGGCTTCTGTAGACTACACAGAATTCCTATCCAGTGCATAGGAATGTATTGCGCTGTTATGTGTGGGACTACTACTATCTTTCTTCCTCtatttatgtgtaaatgtgATGGACACAATTTTAGAAATACCCTTCAATATTATGCTGTCCTATGTAACATAACCTAAAAAGCATTCGACGCAACAGAGAAGCAACTATACCTGCAGTTAAGTACTGCATTACAACAcatcaaagaaataaataagtgattTCTCAGTGTACTGAATAACCTTGAAAATAGAAGCATGTAAATGACACCATTAGCTAGTAATTGAAACGGGGAAGGTACTTAAAATGATCTCATCATGCCATTTGCTCTCAATTAAATTTGCATATTCTTACACACTTCAAACGCAGAGCAAGTCAGTAAAAGCGCGGGAGGGAGGTGGAACAGCTTTGTCTGTTCCTTACCATGACAGCAGACTTCACGGGGGCAATGTTTTCCTGCTGAGGCAGCTCTTCGTAGTCATCCCAGCGGATGAGTCTGGGCAGGTCCCTGCTGTCTCTTAACAAAGGTCTCGTTGGAAAAGACTTGAGGGGAGACAGTGTGGGGAACCTGTAGACACAGGCAACAGCGCCGGGCTCAGCCAAAGGCGGGGAAAGGGACGCAGcagcaatatttttttgtgtatgaaGTCACGTGAATGACAATAGCGCATGGCAAAGTACCTGTACAGATGGCCGTTGTCTTCAAAGTCCTCCGTCCCGTGACGTCCTTTGATGTCTTCAATGACATGGGCCTTGAGGAACTTCCTGAGCAGCTGCAGGGTCTGGTAGCGAGTCACCTCAGGTCCAAAGTTGTAATTGTACCTCAGCAACTCGTGTAAATAATCGACAGCCTCGGACCCCGTGAAGCTGCAGTCGTAGTAGCGGAAATTTGCCCAGTGCCTTTTCAGCGGCATGCCGCCACGGAAGAGCTTAATGGTTTCATTCCACTGTGTGATGGGGAGACATGGGATGTGGTGTGAGAGGGTTGGTTGAAGGACAAATAAAAGATCAGATGCAGTTCATTCCAAAGCATTTCTTTCCCTACCAATACGTCAAAGCTGGCATATTTTGTTGGTGCACTGTCCCACAAGGGGAATGTTGGGGTGACATTGTACTATAGTGGTCAGTATTGTCACTAAGTGAAAACATAGAGTGTTCTTTTTTACCCATACAGGTTTTCTCTGGCTTGCTTTCACCATGCAAATACACGGATTGGTTATTCTCTGTTCCTAAATAGACTATAGTATGAATGGTTGTGCCTATATAACTCTACTCTACTATATACAGTGCTGGTCAAAATTATTAGAACACCTGATAGATAAGAAAATACTGagcttttttttgctgtttttgtccacttttaacttaaaaaacacaCCGTTATTCAAGGCCCTCTGCAACTCAAGCCAAAGGCTTTCCTTTGAATGTACAATAAGTCTTTTGAGGGAGCCCAATAAATTTCAGCCTTTCAACAGATTCCTTCTG contains:
- the LOC125015810 gene encoding DEP domain-containing protein 1B-like, whose amino-acid sequence is MEGNVIGPGPYRATKLWNETIKLFRGGMPLKRHWANFRYYDCSFTGSEAVDYLHELLRYNYNFGPEVTRYQTLQLLRKFLKAHVIEDIKGRHGTEDFEDNGHLYRFPTLSPLKSFPTRPLLRDSRDLPRLIRWDDYEELPQQENIAPVKSAVMTSDLWNKRHSVAIGDVNECKLIRRKEITSKQVDHIWKSMTVAHLQRVLGLKTLDGVLNPAHVNGKHIVHNVFNVNKTGIVVLENRAEDMPYWVVSAMKCLAKWPNGNETKQPVYPGFERDVLRTVADYFQRLKEPLLTFHLYEVFVNILSLLQDQEVATEALQVSSLLLPPPNRRRLQLLLRLMARVCQNPHLPPLNDTITTRTLMVQMFSQCVLGSADDLDLDELLATKLVTFMMEHHNTIFQVPTKLRSQVDEHLSHLKRAQIKYEGSDTDFSASPAFCKQIRRVECEEQKVIGTQIPLQQLLEGLIADKELPAKDKKKRLKQFQKSYPEVYHSRFPTEESRAAALPENTPRVKPHLMFFNLKKPFQPFQRSWSFRA